The following are encoded in a window of Providencia rettgeri genomic DNA:
- a CDS encoding TetR/AcrR family transcriptional regulator has protein sequence MNKTAQHRKKDPIKLQVELLKAARIIAGREGISALSLNAVAREAGVSKGGLMHHFPSKQELIHALFLQLLSIMDERISLIMENDPNAYGRFSRAYLHYISELKASDESFQLALLSLAMPNEPVLRKCWRDWVLGHLAKGDEFDNSYLGALVRYGADGLWLSSLTEGETLSKQERDAIISRLTAISFEKLP, from the coding sequence ATGAACAAAACAGCGCAACACAGAAAAAAAGATCCTATTAAACTCCAAGTGGAGTTACTCAAAGCGGCTCGAATTATTGCGGGTAGGGAAGGGATTTCTGCGTTATCGCTTAATGCGGTCGCGCGGGAAGCGGGTGTCAGCAAAGGGGGACTGATGCACCATTTCCCGAGCAAGCAAGAACTTATCCATGCACTATTTTTGCAATTACTGAGCATTATGGATGAGCGCATTAGCCTCATCATGGAAAACGATCCTAATGCTTATGGCCGTTTTTCCCGTGCGTATTTGCACTATATCAGCGAGCTTAAAGCGTCAGATGAAAGTTTCCAACTCGCATTACTATCTTTAGCAATGCCAAATGAGCCCGTATTGCGCAAATGTTGGCGTGATTGGGTACTGGGTCACTTAGCAAAAGGAGATGAGTTCGATAATAGCTATTTAGGGGCGCTGGTGCGGTATGGGGCGGATGGTTTGTGGTTATCCTCATTAACGGAGGGAGAAACGTTATCGAAACAAGAGCGTGATGCCATTATCAGCCGTTTAACGGCAATTTCGTTTGAAAAATTACCTTAA
- a CDS encoding molecular chaperone — MRNNRFMQGICGGLLLLSASSIAGIAIDTTRIIFSESDNATGKSVGITSSNQSLTPYLVKAQILLNPYGEQGETPFVVTPSLFRLEKGSTNQVRIMKNSVALPQDKESIFYFRTVAMPTSEKGLNTPQNNIDGAVQVSTGNVIKLFYRPNNLGMTQQHAMKSLTFSRVNNGVKVSNPSPYYITLDSVKIANKPVSLSATKGNNMIAPFSSITYSHVQQQGSVEWRAINDYGGKDKFYAQIQ, encoded by the coding sequence ATGCGAAATAACCGATTTATGCAAGGGATCTGCGGTGGCTTGCTATTGCTATCTGCCTCATCGATAGCAGGGATCGCTATCGACACTACTCGAATTATCTTTTCAGAAAGTGATAACGCCACCGGAAAAAGTGTGGGGATCACCAGCTCGAACCAATCTCTCACGCCTTATTTGGTCAAAGCACAAATTTTGCTTAACCCTTATGGAGAGCAAGGAGAAACCCCTTTTGTGGTGACACCATCCTTATTCCGCTTAGAAAAAGGGTCGACCAATCAAGTTCGCATAATGAAAAACAGTGTGGCACTGCCTCAAGACAAAGAATCTATTTTTTATTTTCGCACCGTCGCGATGCCGACCAGCGAAAAAGGGCTGAATACGCCACAAAATAATATTGATGGCGCAGTGCAAGTATCCACGGGTAACGTCATTAAGCTGTTCTATCGCCCTAATAACTTGGGAATGACTCAGCAACATGCAATGAAATCACTGACATTTTCGAGGGTGAATAATGGGGTTAAAGTGTCCAATCCTTCCCCGTATTACATCACCTTAGACAGCGTAAAAATTGCTAATAAACCCGTTTCTCTAAGCGCGACCAAGGGAAATAACATGATTGCCCCATTTAGCAGCATCACCTACTCCCATGTTCAACAGCAAGGCTCGGTTGAATGGAGGGCCATCAATGACTACGGTGGGAAGGATAAGTTTTATGCGCAAATTCAATAA
- a CDS encoding helix-turn-helix domain-containing protein, with protein sequence MIEIDDKNPSHKRGITIYTKAVGYEIYLLRKRRLLSGKELANLLNISQQQVSRYERGICNITIDMLIQVLSVLKMPIQDFLERAISRVSIMKFKLSSVDSKDISLLKNKFME encoded by the coding sequence ATGATAGAAATAGATGATAAAAACCCTTCTCATAAAAGGGGAATAACTATTTATACAAAAGCTGTGGGATATGAAATTTATTTATTACGAAAACGTCGTTTACTCAGTGGAAAAGAACTAGCTAATTTGCTCAATATTTCACAACAACAAGTGTCTCGTTATGAACGAGGAATCTGTAACATCACGATAGATATGCTAATACAAGTTTTAAGTGTACTAAAGATGCCTATCCAAGATTTTTTAGAGCGAGCAATCAGTCGAGTTTCCATCATGAAATTTAAACTAAGCAGTGTTGATAGCAAAGATATCTCATTGCTAAAAAATAAATTTATGGAATAG
- a CDS encoding fimbrial protein: protein MRKFNKLPIVLFAILLNGWQVAQAENTEIKARITDDVGCEIRIPNSLQFTPKRTSDFTGAITTHEIKSLKAQFICVDKTGNLTPKITLQGNTPYNERTIFLDGTPNSTGFMLRLSDGTPLSLSDFYDTSKAFKRGEQIALTPLTKDNAHQTEETFLVGLVGPVDGEAIPGEFSASLTFNLIFQ from the coding sequence ATGCGCAAATTCAATAAATTACCCATTGTTTTGTTTGCAATATTACTGAATGGGTGGCAAGTCGCACAGGCAGAAAATACCGAGATAAAAGCACGTATTACAGATGATGTAGGGTGCGAGATCCGCATTCCCAATTCATTGCAATTTACGCCTAAGCGGACATCCGATTTTACCGGTGCCATTACCACCCATGAAATTAAATCATTAAAAGCGCAATTTATCTGTGTGGATAAAACCGGAAATCTAACACCTAAAATTACATTACAGGGAAATACCCCCTATAACGAAAGGACCATTTTCCTAGACGGTACCCCAAACAGTACGGGGTTTATGTTACGTCTCAGTGATGGCACGCCGCTCTCCCTGAGTGATTTTTATGACACAAGCAAAGCCTTTAAACGGGGTGAACAGATTGCCTTAACGCCCTTGACTAAAGATAACGCTCATCAAACCGAAGAGACCTTTCTGGTGGGGTTAGTGGGACCCGTGGATGGGGAGGCTATTCCTGGTGAATTTTCAGCGTCTTTAACATTTAACCTTATTTTTCAGTAA
- a CDS encoding BMC domain-containing protein, translating into MKEALGLIETKGLVACIEAADAMCKAANVELIGYENVGSGLVTAMVKGDVGAVNAAVESGVEAAKRVGTVVTSRVIARPHNDIGKIAQQHKA; encoded by the coding sequence ATGAAAGAAGCACTTGGGTTAATCGAAACCAAAGGTTTAGTGGCCTGTATTGAAGCCGCTGATGCCATGTGCAAAGCCGCCAATGTAGAACTGATTGGTTATGAAAATGTCGGTTCAGGGCTGGTGACTGCGATGGTCAAAGGCGACGTCGGTGCGGTTAACGCAGCGGTAGAGTCCGGCGTTGAAGCGGCAAAACGTGTTGGTACTGTCGTGACATCACGGGTGATCGCAAGACCACATAACGATATCGGCAAAATTGCGCAGCAGCACAAAGCCTAA
- a CDS encoding fimbrial protein translates to MSFKTTALSTALFMGLSAVSLNTLAAPSAEVTLQGILTNTTCDVTINGGKSVLNVGVLKTSVGETDSDFSAVNAMSSKTVDMPVTLVGCAEGEEGNLIIQGITSVGNNQQDVFVATDSQTVGFKIEDKDGNTITNGNGAKVEIGAGKTAAQYTFKVGMATTTDAPKAGSYSAPILVAYIVD, encoded by the coding sequence ATGTCATTTAAAACAACGGCACTTTCTACTGCATTATTTATGGGTCTGTCTGCAGTAAGTCTAAATACATTGGCAGCACCTTCTGCGGAAGTCACTTTGCAAGGCATTCTGACCAACACAACCTGTGACGTCACCATTAATGGCGGTAAGTCCGTTTTAAACGTAGGGGTTTTAAAAACGTCTGTTGGTGAAACGGACTCTGACTTCTCAGCGGTAAACGCAATGTCCTCTAAAACAGTGGATATGCCAGTGACTTTAGTCGGTTGTGCTGAGGGTGAAGAAGGTAACTTAATCATTCAAGGGATCACCTCTGTAGGTAACAACCAACAGGACGTCTTTGTAGCGACAGATTCACAAACTGTTGGTTTCAAGATCGAAGATAAAGACGGTAATACCATCACCAACGGTAATGGTGCAAAAGTTGAAATTGGTGCAGGTAAAACCGCTGCGCAATACACCTTCAAAGTCGGTATGGCGACAACAACAGATGCTCCAAAGGCCGGCTCTTACAGCGCTCCAATCTTAGTAGCTTATATCGTTGACTAA
- a CDS encoding BMC domain-containing protein: MGDALGLIETQGLVACIEAADSMCKAANVVLIGYENVGSGLVTAMVKGDVGAVKAAVDSGVESASRIGTVVTSLVIARPHSDIQKIVAQYKVSE; the protein is encoded by the coding sequence ATGGGTGACGCATTAGGTCTTATCGAAACTCAAGGGTTAGTTGCCTGTATTGAAGCGGCTGACTCAATGTGTAAAGCCGCAAATGTTGTACTGATTGGTTATGAAAATGTTGGGTCAGGTTTAGTGACAGCAATGGTGAAAGGGGATGTCGGTGCGGTAAAAGCCGCGGTCGATTCAGGGGTTGAATCAGCGTCTCGTATTGGCACGGTTGTGACATCTCTGGTTATTGCACGTCCTCACAGCGATATTCAGAAAATCGTCGCCCAGTATAAAGTCTCGGAATAA
- a CDS encoding fimbrial-like protein, with protein sequence MIRKFSFFSVIVGLLFPVGELQAGSTSTTLSFSAFFYGGSCDVKVPSTITYNNGAPLPDDAIPNNKQNSQFTLTLSGCQGYFLTPRIAVQGNTFTADNNEQLYADASSTTKGYGIRLSTPGNAVFNANDNTAKLGNEVITIKTWPSAGTSDVARLNSALNFNAVLACGTCTASDNLQNGELTATVTFSFLYD encoded by the coding sequence ATGATACGAAAATTTTCTTTCTTTAGCGTAATTGTAGGGTTGCTATTTCCAGTCGGTGAATTACAGGCGGGAAGTACCTCAACGACACTCTCATTTTCAGCCTTTTTTTATGGTGGCAGTTGTGATGTAAAGGTGCCAAGTACTATCACTTATAATAATGGAGCGCCATTACCTGACGATGCCATTCCAAACAATAAACAAAATAGTCAATTCACCTTAACCCTATCCGGCTGTCAGGGCTATTTTTTAACACCAAGAATTGCGGTCCAAGGAAATACCTTCACGGCGGATAACAACGAGCAACTCTATGCCGATGCTTCCAGTACCACAAAAGGCTATGGAATTAGGTTATCCACGCCCGGAAATGCGGTTTTTAATGCAAATGACAACACAGCGAAATTGGGGAATGAGGTTATTACCATCAAAACATGGCCATCTGCTGGAACCAGTGATGTGGCGAGATTAAATAGCGCACTCAATTTTAATGCCGTTCTTGCCTGCGGCACCTGTACTGCAAGTGACAATTTACAAAATGGTGAACTCACTGCAACCGTCACGTTTAGTTTCTTATATGACTAG
- a CDS encoding winged helix-turn-helix domain-containing protein — MKYKINAFIIYDAADGTLSLKEDEVDTQLSITANALLYYFIQNRGVVSRDEVLKAVWDDNGLVSSNSNLNQYLSLLRKAFRQYGIENIIVTVARGRLEFNSEVTLERLNAAKTHPAELIKSLSEIEDAAVVLSPAIEPVSVNPPLTEPKLATTSPVNPPKPVTKAKKEMCWYFASGALLLCSILLLVMAYLSNQPSQPINMTVLEHANCDVLSNEKMINATVAQNYVQNFDKVRNNLNLAGVEKERFVFFYGDKLQTNGLGRVFLAHCAVNEDNPFSYCDNYFYYSWKPS; from the coding sequence GTGAAATATAAAATCAATGCTTTCATTATATATGATGCAGCTGATGGCACTTTATCTTTAAAAGAAGACGAAGTGGATACACAATTGTCTATTACCGCCAATGCACTACTCTACTATTTTATCCAAAATCGGGGGGTGGTATCCCGTGATGAGGTATTAAAAGCGGTGTGGGATGATAATGGGTTAGTCTCATCCAATAGTAATTTGAACCAATATTTGAGTTTATTACGAAAAGCATTTCGTCAGTATGGTATTGAAAATATTATTGTTACGGTGGCGAGAGGGCGATTAGAATTTAATTCAGAAGTGACGTTAGAAAGGCTGAATGCGGCTAAAACGCACCCCGCAGAATTGATTAAAAGCTTGAGTGAAATAGAGGATGCCGCAGTTGTATTATCGCCCGCTATTGAACCTGTCTCCGTTAATCCCCCCTTAACTGAACCTAAATTAGCAACGACTTCTCCGGTAAACCCTCCTAAACCAGTAACGAAAGCCAAAAAAGAAATGTGTTGGTATTTTGCCAGTGGCGCATTGTTGTTGTGCTCTATCTTATTATTAGTCATGGCTTATTTATCTAACCAGCCATCCCAACCGATTAATATGACCGTGCTAGAACATGCTAATTGTGATGTGCTTTCAAATGAAAAAATGATCAACGCCACTGTTGCGCAAAATTACGTGCAAAATTTTGACAAGGTAAGAAATAATTTAAATCTGGCCGGTGTTGAAAAAGAGCGATTCGTTTTCTTTTATGGGGATAAATTGCAAACCAATGGACTCGGTCGCGTATTTTTAGCCCATTGCGCGGTAAATGAAGACAATCCATTTAGCTATTGTGATAATTATTTTTATTATTCTTGGAAGCCATCATGA
- a CDS encoding fimbrial protein — translation MILTKKSLYSLLIPTVFCAASLGQSAMAATTATTKISASIVGGGCQISAPPTVAIRNGDLIPAEDITETSDISETFDLTIADCKGYGLTPSITIEGDTDNTSGKALFVSAGSTSTGYGILLSTEGNTNFNENKNLATDKKITALATKEWSKTFASTLDGTIPLKATVSCGSCTADDLQGGELTASLTFNFFYN, via the coding sequence ATGATATTGACTAAAAAGTCACTCTATTCCCTACTCATCCCAACCGTATTCTGTGCGGCAAGCTTGGGGCAATCTGCGATGGCAGCAACAACAGCGACCACTAAAATCAGCGCCAGCATCGTCGGCGGTGGCTGCCAAATTAGCGCGCCTCCGACCGTTGCTATTCGTAATGGGGATCTGATCCCTGCGGAAGATATCACCGAGACAAGTGATATCAGCGAAACCTTTGATCTCACCATTGCTGACTGTAAAGGTTACGGGTTAACACCCTCGATAACCATCGAAGGGGACACCGACAATACCTCAGGAAAAGCGCTGTTTGTGAGCGCCGGCAGCACCAGCACAGGCTACGGCATTTTATTGTCAACAGAAGGCAATACTAACTTCAACGAGAATAAAAACCTCGCAACAGATAAAAAAATCACAGCACTAGCCACCAAAGAATGGAGCAAAACCTTTGCCAGCACATTGGATGGAACCATTCCACTGAAAGCAACCGTCAGTTGCGGAAGCTGTACCGCCGATGACTTACAAGGTGGCGAGTTAACAGCCTCTTTAACGTTTAATTTTTTCTACAACTGA
- a CDS encoding BMC domain-containing protein — protein MGDALGLIETKGLVACIEAADAMCKAANVELIGYENVGSGLVTAMVKGDVGAVKAAVDSGVESAQRVGEVVTSLVIARPHNDINKIVIKHKA, from the coding sequence ATGGGTGATGCATTAGGTCTTATCGAAACTAAAGGTTTGGTGGCTTGCATCGAAGCGGCGGATGCCATGTGTAAAGCCGCAAATGTTGAGCTAATCGGTTATGAAAATGTGGGCTCAGGCCTCGTGACAGCAATGGTCAAAGGTGACGTTGGCGCAGTCAAAGCAGCGGTTGATTCAGGTGTTGAATCTGCTCAGCGTGTTGGCGAAGTCGTGACATCGCTCGTTATTGCTCGTCCACATAACGATATCAACAAAATCGTGATTAAACATAAGGCATAA
- a CDS encoding NADPH-dependent FMN reductase, whose amino-acid sequence MSKQYNIGVIVGSLRADSYNLIVAKAITKLFPANFSFNFINIGDLPLYNQDADQNVPPTVANFKSQIKACDGIIFATPEYNRSIPGVLKNAIDQGSRPWGDNSWNGIPAGVLGVSIGNISTAVAQQHLRNSLAFLNMPTMNQPECYLKWYDGMVDEQGNISPKSKDFLQPWADTFVQFVAHNAVNK is encoded by the coding sequence ATGTCAAAACAATATAATATTGGTGTTATTGTGGGTAGCTTACGTGCGGATTCTTACAACTTAATCGTCGCTAAAGCTATAACTAAGTTATTTCCCGCCAATTTTTCATTCAACTTTATCAACATTGGCGACCTTCCTCTCTACAATCAAGATGCTGACCAAAATGTACCCCCTACCGTCGCCAATTTTAAATCTCAAATTAAAGCCTGTGATGGCATTATTTTTGCCACCCCTGAGTACAATCGTTCTATCCCCGGCGTGCTAAAAAATGCCATTGACCAAGGCTCACGTCCTTGGGGAGATAACTCATGGAATGGGATTCCGGCAGGAGTGTTAGGTGTCTCTATTGGGAATATCAGTACGGCAGTTGCCCAACAGCATCTGCGCAATAGCCTCGCCTTTTTAAATATGCCTACCATGAACCAACCTGAGTGCTACCTCAAATGGTATGACGGCATGGTGGATGAGCAAGGCAATATTTCACCGAAAAGTAAAGATTTCTTACAGCCGTGGGCGGATACTTTTGTTCAGTTTGTGGCACATAATGCGGTGAATAAATAA
- a CDS encoding acetaldehyde dehydrogenase (acetylating), whose translation MVALDKDLQSRQLARELVRNAKQAQKVFATFSQEKIDSIVKHIAIESALHAEELAKMANEETGFGKWQDKVLKNTFASMRVYEYIKDLKTVGIINDDKINKVMDVGVPLGVITALVPSTNPTSTIIYKTLIALKAGNAIVFSPHPNAKACSLRTLDIVKKAALEAGAPAGIVDGITMLTLEATKELMHSKDVSLILATGGEGMVRAAYASGTPTISGGPGNGPAFIERSANIKQAVNDIITSKTFDNGVICASEQSIIVERCIYNEVHRELLAQGAYFMNEDEAARMASMLLRANGTINPEVVGKDAITLSQRAGFSVPANTRVLIALQETVSPKNPYSREKLCPILGMYIEEDWQSACHRVVDLLTNEGLGHTLVIHTQNEDVIRQFSLEKPVNRILINTPAALGGIGATTNITPALTLGCGAVGGGSSSDNVGPMNLLNIRKVGYGVRSIDDLRQPAKACAVAQPAASIGGNQSQISILDDDRFRQPVAASSPVSNSADDRFSPAAMTEALVSQGDITEENVEQIIKAVLGRLNK comes from the coding sequence ATGGTTGCATTAGATAAAGATCTGCAATCCAGACAACTGGCAAGAGAGCTAGTGAGAAATGCGAAACAAGCGCAGAAGGTATTTGCGACGTTTTCGCAGGAAAAAATCGACAGTATCGTTAAACACATCGCTATTGAATCCGCCCTTCACGCTGAAGAGCTGGCGAAAATGGCCAATGAAGAGACTGGTTTTGGTAAGTGGCAAGATAAAGTCCTGAAAAATACCTTCGCTTCAATGCGTGTTTATGAGTACATAAAAGATCTGAAAACCGTTGGCATCATTAATGATGACAAGATCAACAAAGTCATGGATGTGGGGGTTCCTTTAGGGGTGATCACGGCACTGGTGCCATCGACAAACCCGACATCTACCATCATCTACAAAACGTTGATTGCCTTAAAAGCAGGTAACGCAATTGTCTTCTCCCCTCATCCCAATGCTAAAGCTTGTAGCTTGCGCACGTTAGATATTGTGAAAAAAGCGGCATTAGAAGCGGGGGCTCCAGCCGGGATCGTTGATGGCATCACGATGTTGACTCTCGAAGCGACTAAAGAGTTGATGCACAGCAAAGATGTTTCCTTAATTTTAGCCACGGGTGGGGAAGGCATGGTGCGTGCAGCGTATGCATCGGGTACGCCGACAATTAGTGGTGGTCCAGGAAATGGTCCTGCCTTTATTGAACGTAGTGCCAATATCAAACAAGCGGTGAATGACATTATCACCAGCAAAACGTTTGATAACGGTGTGATTTGTGCGTCTGAACAATCGATTATTGTTGAACGTTGCATTTATAACGAAGTGCATCGCGAGTTGCTCGCACAAGGCGCTTACTTTATGAATGAAGACGAAGCGGCGCGCATGGCATCAATGTTACTGCGGGCAAACGGCACCATCAACCCTGAAGTGGTTGGAAAAGATGCTATTACTTTGAGTCAGCGAGCAGGATTTTCGGTACCTGCCAATACGCGCGTTCTTATTGCCTTACAGGAAACCGTCTCACCTAAAAACCCGTATTCACGTGAAAAACTCTGCCCAATTTTAGGGATGTATATTGAAGAAGATTGGCAATCTGCCTGCCATCGTGTTGTGGATTTGCTGACTAACGAAGGGTTAGGCCACACCTTGGTGATCCACACGCAAAATGAAGATGTGATCCGCCAATTCTCTCTTGAAAAACCCGTTAACCGCATTTTGATAAATACCCCTGCGGCACTAGGTGGTATTGGGGCAACAACCAATATTACACCGGCATTAACGTTAGGTTGCGGTGCAGTGGGGGGGGGCTCGAGTTCAGATAACGTCGGGCCAATGAACTTGCTAAACATTCGTAAAGTGGGCTATGGCGTGCGTTCTATTGATGATTTAAGGCAACCTGCGAAGGCGTGTGCAGTTGCTCAACCGGCAGCATCAATAGGGGGGAATCAATCGCAAATCAGCATTTTAGATGATGATCGTTTCCGCCAACCTGTCGCGGCATCTTCACCGGTTTCTAACTCGGCAGATGACCGTTTTAGTCCGGCGGCAATGACGGAAGCCCTTGTGTCCCAAGGTGATATCACCGAGGAAAACGTTGAGCAAATTATCAAGGCCGTTCTCGGTCGCCTAAATAAGTAA
- a CDS encoding FidL-like protein — protein MKIPGKVLCLLSALLFIVVVIYTQSILFSNKQDGLMVCSTKGIMRFENMKDENVNGNIHFNFGGNGKGSIVVEGYTDSKAGWLYLQRYVKFNYTTKRISPTERHYNISQWESSASSIDESPDVIFDYFMREMSDSHDGLFLNAQKLNDKALLLSSINSPLYICTLKPGSKFD, from the coding sequence ATGAAAATACCCGGAAAAGTGTTATGTTTACTGAGTGCGTTGCTTTTCATTGTGGTGGTGATTTACACGCAATCCATTTTATTTTCCAATAAGCAAGATGGCTTAATGGTGTGCTCTACCAAAGGCATCATGCGTTTTGAAAATATGAAAGACGAAAACGTCAATGGCAATATTCATTTTAATTTTGGGGGGAATGGCAAAGGCTCTATTGTTGTTGAAGGTTATACAGATTCTAAAGCGGGATGGTTGTATCTACAGCGCTATGTGAAATTTAATTATACGACTAAACGCATTTCCCCAACGGAACGCCATTATAATATTAGCCAATGGGAATCGAGCGCCTCTTCCATTGATGAATCTCCTGATGTAATTTTTGACTACTTTATGCGGGAGATGTCAGATAGCCATGATGGCTTATTTCTTAACGCTCAAAAGCTAAATGATAAAGCATTGCTATTAAGTTCAATAAACTCCCCGCTCTATATCTGCACATTAAAGCCAGGTAGCAAATTTGATTAA